In the genome of Longimicrobiales bacterium, one region contains:
- a CDS encoding YaiI/YqxD family protein encodes MKIWVDADAAPKDVKDVVCRAAQRLGIPAVLVANRRLSSPLNNPLVSTILVQGGPDAADRHIIQESDTGDVVITADVPLAAELVARDVIVLDTRGELLDADNVRERLSVRDFMESLRGAGVETGGAAPWSPRDKQAFAAALDRVLTRAMRR; translated from the coding sequence GTGAAGATCTGGGTTGATGCCGACGCGGCGCCGAAGGATGTAAAGGACGTCGTGTGCCGAGCCGCACAGCGGCTCGGGATTCCGGCGGTGCTGGTGGCCAACCGTCGGCTGTCCAGCCCGCTCAACAACCCACTCGTCAGCACCATCCTGGTCCAGGGCGGGCCTGATGCGGCCGATCGCCACATCATCCAGGAGTCCGACACCGGGGACGTCGTCATTACGGCCGACGTTCCGCTCGCAGCGGAGCTCGTAGCCAGGGACGTAATCGTGCTGGATACCCGAGGCGAGTTGCTCGATGCCGATAATGTCCGCGAACGACTGTCGGTCCGGGACTTCATGGAGTCACTGCGCGGAGCCGGGGTGGAAACGGGTGGTGCCGCGCCATGGTCGCCGCGCGACAAGCAGGCGTTCGCCGCGGCACTGGACCGCGTTCTCACCAGGGCCATGCGCCGGTGA
- a CDS encoding DUF1697 domain-containing protein: MASKTYIGLLRGINVGSSTRVPMDRLRALCEEIGWYDVRTYIQSGNIVFRSTSHRQALEAQLERALPRAFGITPAVVVRNSSEWAAIAALNPFVEEARQSPSRVMLAISKRPPAPGALESLQARAGSERIARTGDAIWIYYADGAGRSKLTPAVLDRVVGSPVTTRNLNTVLKLASLARSVGGDS; encoded by the coding sequence ATGGCATCGAAGACATACATCGGCCTGCTTCGTGGCATCAACGTAGGATCCAGCACTCGTGTTCCCATGGATCGCCTTCGCGCGCTCTGCGAGGAAATCGGCTGGTACGATGTCCGAACGTACATCCAGAGCGGCAACATCGTCTTTCGCTCCACGTCCCATCGGCAGGCTCTCGAGGCCCAGCTCGAGCGTGCCCTGCCGCGGGCGTTCGGCATCACCCCTGCCGTTGTCGTGCGCAACAGCAGTGAATGGGCGGCAATTGCCGCTCTGAATCCGTTCGTCGAGGAAGCGCGTCAGTCCCCCAGTCGCGTCATGCTGGCCATCTCCAAGCGGCCTCCTGCTCCTGGGGCACTCGAGAGTCTGCAGGCGCGAGCCGGGTCGGAGCGCATCGCCCGTACGGGCGACGCCATCTGGATCTATTACGCTGATGGCGCAGGCAGATCGAAACTGACTCCAGCCGTTCTCGACCGCGTGGTGGGGTCTCCGGTCACGACGCGCAACCTGAACACGGTGCTGAAGCTTGCCTCGCTGGCACGCAGCGTCGGAGGAGACTCGTGA